A single region of the Denticeps clupeoides unplaced genomic scaffold, fDenClu1.1, whole genome shotgun sequence genome encodes:
- the LOC114774299 gene encoding malignant fibrous histiocytoma-amplified sequence 1 homolog, with translation MIALGEDAMAATESNLKTARLWRDAALRSRRLRSNLRQLTLSSKNSQKITFPDHMKEIEVLNLGNNGLQELPEGLGSALSGLRSLVLRRNKFSAVPEPVFQLSELGELDLSHNCLGHFSEEVVLLRGLKKLCISHYKIQHLPEQIGALHSLEELDISFNELHDLPRSFSQLRKLRTLDVDHNRLRRFPPEVLALADLEELDCSGNKLEVLPGNIMKLRSIKILWLSSTLVSSLPETFCDLENLESLMLDSNLLTDLPQSFGKLQTLKMLNLSSNSFAEFPQVVLGISGLEELYLSRNNLTFLPEQIGHLQNLANLWLDNNTITFLPDSVVELEKLEELVLQGNRIAMLPDNFGKLLKVNIWKVKDNPLIQPPYEVCMKGIPYIAAYQQELAESRPAVKPRLKLVLMGRRGAGTSRLARCVVAGATAPGGGGIQVSNWLADAERRLAFTVYDLSGMPNYDLIKPFFLSPGALYVLAVNLRTYTPAAFGAHVGHFLHLLGAKVPRAVLCVVGTHVDMCSEAEADEKCLDVHRQISQQEKRDTDCLRDLARQVDEALAAGYDARTSSPHVPFYGVSDRNLRRKKAQLQYVLNNRLQILSPVLRVSCVGTRRNVQRLREKLMSVADHRDIFPNLHRVLPKSWQMLEELHFKPQDLWLSWWDSARLGLQAGLTEDRLQSALSYLHESGKLLHFEDSRTLKEYVFHNLPRLIAILNVFFQSDSSAVLGQLRGDADCGDLAEGFLQNGLLPSNVIRLLLKPLVQTQQDLQLIMELLEKMGVCYCLNKPRGKPLNGATAWYKFPSRVALQVDFTFPFLFPPGLFARYSAQINGHVVRRRDARHQVLAYRGKVPVVVSYRPQPHTLSIASHASLPNIWTAWQAITPLVEELNVLLQEWPGLHYAVHVLCSKCLKRGSPNPHPVPVRAANQPRPEGLTEIICPKNGSERVNVSLVYPPTPTVVSPCLK, from the exons ATGATCGCGCTCGGTGAGGACGCCATGGCCGCGACGGAGAGCAACCTGAAGACGGCCAGGCTGTGGCGGGATGCGGCCCTGCGCTCCAGAAGGCTGAGGAGCAACCTGCGCCAGCTCACGCTCAGCTCCAAAAACAGCCAGAAGATCACCTTCCCCGACCACATGAAGGAGATCGAGGTGCTCAACCTGGGCAACAACGGCCTCCAGGAGCTGCCGGAGGGGCTGGGCTCGGCGCTGAGCGGCCTGAGGAGCCTGGTCCTCCGCAGGAACAAGTTCTCGGCCGTGCCCGAGCCCGTGTTCCAGCTGAGCGAGTTGGGCGAGCTGGACCTCAGCCACAACTGCCTGGGCCACTTCTCCGAGGAGGTCGTTCTGCTGAGGGGCCTGAAGAAGCTGTGCATCAGCCACTACAAGATCCAGCACCTGCCTGAGCAGATCGGGGCCCTGCACAgtctggaggagctggacatCAGCTTCAACGAGCTCCACGACCTGCCCCGGTCCTTCTCCCAGCTCCGGAAGCTCCGTACGCTGGACGTGGACCACAACCGGCTGCGCCGCTTCCCGCCGGAGGTGCTGGCCCTCGCGgacctggaggagctggactgTTCCGGGAACAAGTTGGAGGTCCTGCCGGGGAACATCATGAAGCTGCGGTCCATcaagattctgtggctcagcagCACGCTGGTCTCGTCGCTGCCCGAGACCTTCTGtgacctggagaacctggagagcTTGATGCTGGACAGCAACCTCCTGACGGACCTGCCGCAGTCCTTCGGCAAGCTGCAGACGCTGAAGATGCTCAACCTCTCGTCCAACTCCTTCGCCGAGTTTCCTCAGGTGGTCCTGGGAATCTCCGGCTTGGAGGAGCTGTACCTGAGCAGGAACAACTTGACCTTCCTCCCCGAGCAGATCGgccacctgcagaacctggCCAACCTGTGGCTGGACAACAACACCATCACCTTCCTGCCCGACTCCgtggtggagctggagaagctggaggagctggtgctgCAGGGCAACCGGATCGCCATGCTGCCGGACAACTTCGGCAAGCTGCTGAAGGTGAACATCTGGAAGGTGAAGGACAACCCGCTGATCCAGCCGCCGTACGAGGTGTGCATGAAGGGCATCCCGTACATCGCCGCGTACCAGCAGGAGCTGGCCGAGTCGCGCCCGGCGGTGAAGCCGCGGCTCAAGCTGGTGCTGATGGGGCGGCGGGGGGCGGGGACCAGCCGGCTGGCGCGGTGCGTGGTCGCCGGGGCGACGGCGCCGGGGGGCGGGGGCATCCAGGTCAGCAACTGGCTGGCGGACGCCGAGCGGCGGCTGGCGTTCACCGTGTACGACTTGTCGGGGATGCCCAACTACGACCTCATCAAACCCTTCTTCCTGTCCCCCGGCGCGCTCTACGTCCTCGCCGTCAACCTGAGGACCTACACGCCCGCGGCCTTCGGCGCGCACGTGGGACACTTCCTGCACCTGCTCGGCGCCAAGGTGCCGCGCGCCGTCCTCTGCGTCGTGGGGACGCACGTGGACATGTGCAGCGAGGCGGAGGCGGACGAGAAGTGCCTGGACGTCCACCGGCAGATCTCGCAGCAGGAGAAGAGGGACACGGACTGCCTGCGGGACCTGGCGAGGCAGGTGGACGAAGCCCTGGCGGCGGGCTACGACGCCCGGACGTCCAGCCCCCACGTCCCCTTCTACGGCGTCTCGGACAGGAACCTGCGGCGCAAGAAGGCCCAGCTGCAGTACGTGCTGAACAACCGGCTGCAGATCCTGTCCCCCGTGCTCCGCGTCAGCTGCGTGGGGACGCGCCGCAACGTCCAGCGGCTGCGCGAGAAGCTCATGTCCGTCGCGGACCACCGGGACATCTTCCCCAACCTCCACCGCGTCCTGCCCAAGTCCTGGCAGatgctggaggagctgcactTCAAGCCGCAGGACCTGTGGCTGTCCTGGTGGGACTCCGCCCGCCTGGGCCTCCAGGCGGGACTGACGGAGGACCGTCTTCAGAGCGCCCTGTCCTACCTGCACGAGAGCGGCAAGCTGCTGCACTTCGAGGACAGCCGGACGCTCAAGGAGTACGTCTTCCACAACCTGCCGCGCCTCATCGCCATCTTGAACGTCTTCTTCCAGAGCGACTCGTCCGCCGTGCTGGGACAGCTGCGGGGGGACGCCGACTGCGGGGACCTGGCCGAGGGCTTCCTGCAGAACGGCCTGCTGCCCTCCAACGTCATCCGGCTGCTCCTCAAGCCGCTGGTCCAGACGCAGCAGGACCTCCAGCTGATCATGGAGCTCCTGGAGAAGATGGGCGTGTGCTACTGCCTGAACAAGCCCCGCGGCAAGCCGCTGAACGGCGCCACCGCCTGGTACAAGTTCCCCAGCCGCGTGGCG ctgcaggtgGACTTCACCTTCCCGTTCCTCTTCCCGCCCGGCCTGTTCGCCCGCTACAGCGCGCAGATCAACGGCCACGTGGTGCGGCGCCGCGACGCGCGCCACCAGGTCCTGGCCTACCGCGGGAAGGTCCCGGTGGTGGTCAGCTACCGGCCGCAGCCGCACACGCTGTCCATCGCCAGCCACGCCTCGCTGCCCAACATCTGGACGGCCTGGCAGGCCATCACGCCGctggtggaggagctgaacgTCCTGCTGCAGGAGTGGCCCGGACTCCACTACGCCGTGCACGTCCTGTGTTCCAAGTGCCTGAAACGAGGGTCCCCCAACCCGCACCCCGTCCCAG TCAGAGCTGCTAACCAGCCCCGGCCGGAGGGACTGACAGAGATCATCTGCCCCAAGAACGGCTCGGAGCGGGTCAACGTGTCGCTGGTGTACCCGCCTACCCCTACAGTGGTCAGCCCCTGCCTCAAATGA
- the LOC114774301 gene encoding 3'-5' exoribonuclease 1-like encodes MDRDELRLKLAELKLDTRGVKDVLRKRLKSHCKKQKLLVAAAEGGVTDTYYDFICVVDFEATCEESNPPGFLHEIIEFPIVLVNTRTAHIVDTFQEYVKPELNPKLSDFCTQLTGITQEMVDQADTFGNVLRRVVTWLQERELGTKYRYALLTDGSWDMSKFLNMQCKISRIKHPKFAKKWINIRKSYGNFYKVPRTQTKLSSMLEKLGLQYEGRPHCGLDDSRNIARIATRMLQDGCQLRVNEHLHAGEVRNVPSSAPVEVSPPPHNPRSRD; translated from the exons ATGGACCGGGACGAGCTTCGCCTCAAGTTGGCCGAGCTGAAGCTGGACACCAG GGGTGTGAAGGACGTGCTGAGGAAGCGGCTGAAGAGCCACTGCAAGAAGCAGAAGCTCCTGGTGGCCGCGGCCGAGGGCGGCGTCACCGACACGTACTACGACTTCATCTGCGTGGTGGACTTCGAGGCCACCTGCGAGGAGAGCAACCCGCCGGGTTTCCTCCACGAGATCATCGAGTTCCCCATCGTCCTCGTCAACACGCGCACTGCACACATT GTTGACACTTTTCAGGAATACGTGAAACCAGAACTAAACCCCAAACTCTCGGACTTCTGCACCCAGTTGACTGGAATTACACAG GAAATGGTAGACCAAGCGGACACATTCGGTAACGTCCTGCGGCGGGTGGTGACCTGGCTTCAAGAGAGAGAGCTGGGCACGAAATACAGATACGCTCTGCTGACTGATGG ATCCTGGGACATGAGTAAGTTCCTTAACATGCAGTGTAAAATCAGCCGAATCAAACATCCAAAATTTGCCAAGAAATGGATCAACATCAGAAAGTCCTATGGAAACTTTTACAAG GTCCCGCGTACACAGACCAAGCTGAGCAGCATGCTGGAGAAGCTGGGGCTGCAGTACGAGGGCCGGCCCCACTGTGGCCTCGACGACTCGCGCAACATCGCCCGCATCGCCACGCGCATGCTGCAGGACGGCTGTCAGCTCCGCGTCAACGAGCACTTGCATGCGGGCGAGGTCCGCAACGTGCCCAGCTCCGCGCCCGTGGAAGTGTCTCCGCCTCCACATAATCCAAGAAGCCGAGACTAA